GACGGCCCGGCGTGGGTGAAGTCCGCCATGGAACTGAACCAAGCCCTGGGCTACTTCCCTGCCCTGGGCGGCAATACCGTCCAGCTGATCGAGGGCTACCAGGAGTCCCTGGACGCCATGGCCGATGAAATCAGCCGGGCCACCGACTACGTCAACGCCGAGTTTTATATCATGAGCTCGGATGCCAGCACCGACCGGCTGTTTTGCGAACTTGAAGCCGCTGCGAAGCGTGGGGTGCGGGTGCGGGTGCTCTTTGACCACATCGGATCCCTGAGGGTGCCTGGTTATAGAGGCATGATCCGCCGGCTGAAGGCCAGTGAAATCCAGTGGCGGCGGATGCTGCCGCTGCTGCCCGTGAAGGGCCAGTGGCGCAGGCCGGACCTGCGCAACCACCGCAAGATCCTCGTGGTGGACGGGCGCGTGGGCTTCACCGGTTCGCAGAACATCATTGAGCCGTCCTACCGCAAGAAGCGCAACCACAAGGTGGGGCGCCAGTGGGTCGAGCTGATGTCGCGCCTGGAGGGCCCCATTGTGGGTACCCTGAACGTCATGTTCGCCACCGACTGGTCCTCCGAAACCGAGGAGACGCTGGAATCGCAGCTGGCCGCATATCACTGGGATTCCTTCTCCGGAGGTTCCCTGTGCCAGGTGGTGCCCAGCGGCCCCGGCTACCGCACGGAAAATAACCTGCGCCTGTTCAACACGCTGCTGTACTCGGCCGAAGAATGCATCACCATTTCCAGCCCCTACTTTGTCCCTGACGATTCCCTGCTCTACGCCATCACCACGGCAGCCCAGCGCGGGGTCACGGTTGAGCTGTTTGTTTCCGAGGTGGGCGACCAGTTCCTGGTCCATCACGCCCAGCGTTCCTACTACGAGGCGTTGCTGCGGGCAGGTGTGCGGATCTACCTGTACCCCAAGCCCCTTGTGCTGCACGCCAAGCACTTCACGGTGGACACCGACGTGGCCGTGATTGGCTCCTCCAACATGGACATGCGCAGCTTCTCACTGAACCTGGAAGTCACGGTCATGATGATTGACGATGACGTCGTGCGGCAGATGCACGACGTCGAAGACCACTACCGGTCCATGTCCCGGGAGCTTCTCCTGGACGAGTGGCTCAACCGGCCTGTCTTGGCCCGCTATGTGGACAACGTGGCCCGCCTGACCGCCACGCTGCAATAGTCCCCACCGCCTCCCAAACCTCGTTCCTCGGTTCGGGGCCCTCGGCGGCGTGGGCCCAACCGTCTCCCGCCGGTTCCTGCTACGCCCCCAGGATTCAGGCAGATTTTACGATTAGGGCGCCTCTAATCGTAAAAGGATCACTGATTTTGCGAAACCTTTTACGATTAGCACCCCCTCTAATCGTAAAATCGGCCGTTTCCGCTCGGGCTCAGACGGGGAAATCTGCACCCAGCGTGGAGAGGACGCCGTAGGCCTTGGCCTGGATTTCCTGCCATTCCGCCTCGTCCTCGGAGTCGGCCGTGATGGCGCCGCCGATTCCCAGCGACAGGTACGTGCCGCCGTCGTCCGCGTCCTGCAGGACCAATGTACGGATCACGACCGACAAATCGGTGGCCGCATTGAGCGAAAAGTAGCCGATGGCCCCCGCATAAATGCCGCGCGGGCCAGCCTCGAGCCCGTCGAGAATGGCCATGGTGCTGATTTTCGGCGCACCCGTCATGGACCCGGCGGGGAACGCGGCGGCCACGGCCTGCGCGCGCGAGGAGCCCGGGGCCAGCTGCGCCTCGATGGTGCTGACCAGCTGGTGCACCGTGGCATAACTTTCGATGGCGCACAGCCGCGGCACGGTGAGCGTGTGGGGCAGGGCGAAGCGGGAGAGGTCGTTGCGCAGCAGGTCCACGATCATCACGTTCTCCGCCCGGTCCTTCAGCGAGGTCGCCAGATCCTGTTTCAGGGCGGTGTCCACGGCGGGGTCGGCGGCACGGCGTCGGGTGCCCTTGATGGGCTCGGCGCGCATCAGCCCATCCGAGTCAATGCGCAGGAAACGTTCAGGGGACGTGCTGGCGACGCTCAGTGTGCCGAGCCGAAGAAACGCGGCAAACGGGGCGGGACTGCGCTTTCGCAGGGCGCGGTACGTGGCCCACGGGTCCATCCGGGTGGCGGTCCGTGCTTCGAGGGCGGTGGTCAGGCAGATCTCGTAGGAGTTGCCGTCGTGGATCTGGGCCTGCGCCGCCGCGATCATGTCCTTGTACCGGCGCTCGCCGTCCCGGGCCGTGAAAATCGGCGCTGTCTGGGTGGTTGCGGTAGGTAAGTTCGACGCCGATTGGCCGGGTATCGCTGCTGCGGCGGCAGGGGTTGCGCCCACTAATGCCGTGCCGGCCAATGCTGCGGCGTGGGCTGCGCGAACGGCCGCCAGAAAGTTCTCCGCCTCCTGACTCGAGCCCTGGAGGTGGACGCCCGCCAGGGTCAGAACATGGAGGCAGTTCTCCCGGTGGTCCAGCACGATGGCACGGCCGGCAAAGAGCAGTGCGGCGTCTGGCATCGGTGCAGGGCTGCCCGCCGGGGGCGTTGCGCTTGCAACTTTGTTCAAGCCGCCGGTTTCCCCTTTGAGTTCGTACCCGAGGTAGCCCAACCAGCCGAGTGTGAAATCGCCCGGGTAATGCTCGGGCGCGCGCACGGCCTTGCGGCCCCACACCGAATCCAGCCAACGGAAGAAGGGGCCACGGATGTGCGTGGTGACCTGTCCAGCCGTCACTGTTGTCACGCCGCCCGCGTGGCTGGCGAGCTGGCCAAAGCAGCCCGAATCGTCGGCCATGATGGAGAACCTTGAGCGGGAGGCCTGCACGTTTCCGGTGGGGGTTGCGGCCAATTCGGAGCTGGCTGTTCCGGCCGGTTCGGCATTTTCGGCGATGGAACTGTCCAGCCAGACGGCGTTGTTGCTGCCGCCGTAGAGGGCGTGAAACAACATCTCGGCCGCTGGGAGCCCGTCAATGCGGACAGCAGAAAATTCCAGTCCCCGGCGCCGGGCAAGCTCCGGGGCAAGCACGTTTTCCATGGCGGGCAGTTGGGTGAGGGCATCAAGGACAAACTCGGGTGCGTGGGCTACGCCGTGGGTGCCGTCCACAACAATGTCGGCGCCGGCCGGGACGGAGTTGCCGGCGATGAGCCGGTCTTCCTGTTCAGCCCAGATGTCCCAAAATGGCGCATACGTGTCGCCGTCGCGGTCGAGCGCGCGCTTCTTGCGTGCCTGGCTTGGTGCATCAACCCAAATCACGGCATCAAGGAAGTCCGCGGCCCGGCCGTGGGAGGACCCCACCCCCTCCACGAGGACCACCGGGGCCAGCTCGGTGGTCCGGGAGGCGCCGTCGTGCTTGGCCACCCAATCCCACGCCGTCCAGGTGGCAGGAAGGCCTGCGCTCAGGGGCGCCAGGACCGTCTCAATGTAGCGTTCCACGCCGCCGGCCAGGCCATCCCAGCCGGGGTAGATGTCCTCGAGGTGGAACAGCGAAACGCTGCGGTGGCGGCGCAGCAGGGCGGCCAGCTCGACGGCAACGGTGGTTTTCCCGGCGCCGGAACGGCCGTCGACAGCGATGATCACCGGACGTTGCGGGGGGAGCGGTTGGGGATCAGCCACGGGCGCGGCCGGCTGCAGTGGCGTGCGCCAGGATGCCGGGAATGGCGCCGGCGATCATGTCCCAGCTGGCCTGGAAGTCCTTGGCGTCGCCGTACCAGGGGTCGTAAATGCCCTGATTTTCGGGGTTTTCTGCGGCCACAGCGGGGTCGAAGGAGCGCAGCATGCGTACCTTCGCGGCCGCCTCCGGGGACGGGGCCAATGCGCGCAGGGCTTCGTAGTGGTCGGTGTCGAGGGCCAAGATGAGGTCACGTTCGGCAAACCAGGACGGGTTGAACGTGCGTGCCGTGTGGCCGGTGGCGGTGACGCCGTGGCGGGCCAGCTCCTCCTTGGCCCGGGGATCAATCGGGTTGCCAATTTCCCAGGCGCTCGTCCCGGCGGAGTCCACCACGATATCCAGGGCCGCGTCCGCAGCGGCGGTGGCCAGCATGAACTCGGCCATGGGGGAGCGGCAGATATTGCCGGTGCAAACGGTAACGATCCGGTAGGGATTGGTCATTGAACCAGTCTATCGGCGCGGGGGATCGTGGGGTGGTTCCGGGCGGGGAGGTGCGCTAAACCAGCGCCAGCAGGACACCCACGGCGATAAACAGGGCACCGAAGATCCGGTTCAGGATCAGCTGTCCGCGTTCGCTGGTGGTCAGGTGTTTGAGCTGCTTGGCGCCGGCAGCAAAGATGAACCACATGACGATGATGTCGATAACCACCACGGTTGCCGTCAGGATCACGTACTGCGGCAGGAGCGGTTCGGCAGGCCGGATGAACTGGGGCATGAACGCCAAAAAGAACACAATCGCCTTGGGATTCAAGAGGTTCACCCACAGGCCGCGGCGGAACATCGAGAAGCCGGACTCGACAGCGGCAGGCGAGTCCCCGCCGTCGTCCTTCTCCGCCTTGGCCAACAGCTTCATGATGCCCAGGTACACGAGGTAGGCGGCACCCACGTAGCGGATCATCAGGAATAGGAACGGGGAACTGGAGACGAGGATGCCCACGCCGGCCGCAACGATGATCACATGGATGACCAGCGCCAGCTGCTGCCCCAGGATGCCCCAGAGTGAGCGGCGGAAGCCGGAGGTTAGCGCGTTGGACATGGTGTTGATGGCGCCCGCGCCCGGCGTCAGGCTGATCATGGCGCCGGCGCCGGCAAGGGCCAGCCAAAGGGAGAATTGCACTCGGCAAGTTTACGCCCCGGTGGAGGCGATGCCGGCGTTGGGCGCGGCAGGGGCAGGGCACGTGTTGAGCTGTAGAGGTTCCTCCCAGATGCGGCAACTAAGATGAAGCAAATGAGCGCACCAACCCAACGATTCGGCCTCAATCGCCGCCATTTTCTCCAGCTGTCCACTTTGGGCCTTGGCATCGGTGCCATGGCCACACTGGCAGGGTGCGCCGGCTCGGACGGGAGGGAGCCCCTGGACACCGTGGGGCAGGTTGATTTCCGCAACCCACTGCACGTCCCGCCGCTGGCTCCCGCCGTTGAAAAGGACGGCCAGCGCGTCTTTGACCTCGTAACCGAGGCTGGTCAAACGGAGATTGTCTCCGGCGGGAAAGCCGACACCTGGGGCGTCAACGGGGCGTTCCTGGGGCCCACGCTGCGGGTGCGCCGGGGCGAGGAAATTCGCATCAACGTGAGCAACGCACTCGACGAGCCCACCACCCTGCACTGGCACGGCATGCGGCTGCCCGCGGCGGCGGACGGTGGTCCCCACCAAATGGTTGAACCCGGTGCGACCTGGTCCCCCTCATGGACCATCGACCAGCCCGCGGCGACCCTCTGGTACCACCCGCATCCGCACGGACAGACGGAACGGCACGTCTACAAAGGGCTCGGCGGGATGTTCCTCATCGACGACGATGAAGAGACCGCCCTGAACCTGCCCCGGGATTACGGTGTGGACGACATTCCGCTCATTGTCCAGGACAAGACGTTCTCCGGGAACGGACAGCTCGTTGAGACTGGGCGGATTGGCGTCGGCATGCTGGGCGGCACGGTGCTGGTCAACGGCACGGCAGCCCCCGTGCTGGACGTGGTCGCCGAGCACACGCGGCTGCGCCTGCTGAATGCGTCGAGCGCCCGCAGCTACAACTTTGGCTTCTCCGACGACCGCACCTTCACCATGATCGCCAGCGACGGCGGCCTCCTCACGGCGCCCGCGCCGTTGAGCCGGATCATGCTCACACCGGGCGAACGCGCCGAAATTATCGTCACGGCGGTCCCCGGCGAAACCGTGACGCTGCGTTCTTACTCGCAGGACCTTGGCGTTTCCAACGCCCGGGCCGCCGAATCCGGCTCGCTCGACACCCTGGACATCATTGAGTTGCAGGCTGCATCCGTGCTGATGCCTGCCGCCCCGATCCCTGCGAAGCTTGGATCAGCGGCATATCCGGATCCCGCCCTGGCCGGGGACATGCAGATGTTCCAGCTCGGCGACAACGTCATCAACAGCAAACACATGGACATGGACCGGATCGACCTGGAGGTCAAGGCCGGGTCAACGCAGGCCTGGGCCGTGTTCAACGCCCACAACCAGCCGCACAACTTCCACATCCATGACGTCCAGTTTCAAATTCTCACGGTGGATAACAAGCCGCCCCCGCCGGAACTCGCCGGTTGGAAGGACACCGTCTACGTGCCACCGGGCGTGACCGTCCGGCTGCTCATGCAGTTCGGGAAACTCGCCGACCCCGTGGTCCCCTACATGTACCATTGCCATCTGCTGTGGCACGAGGACATGGGCATGATGGGCCAGTTCCTGGTGGTGGACGCCTGAGCGGCACGGATCACAGGATTTGTATGGCCGTCCGGATCAGCGGGCCTTCTTTGCGGCACCGTCATTGCGCAGGGCCCGCTCCATCCCGCGGTCCGGGACCAGCCAAATGCCGGCGACGATCGCATAGGCCGCCAGCCCAAATGCGGGGGATGCAAAGGTCAGTGCGCAGCCGGCCACGTAAATGACAGGGGAGATGCGGGCCTTGATGTTCCTGCCAAGCGCGGCGTTCAGCGGCCCGTCGGGACCCTGCTGCCGGATAAACAGGGACTGCAGGATGGCATAAGCGATCGCAGCCAGCAGCAAGTTCACACCGTAAATGAAAACCGGGACGGTGGCGAAGCCGGATTCGTCCATCCAGCGAGTCATGAACGGCACCAGCGACAGCCAGAACAGCAGATGCAGGTTGGCCCACAGGATTCCGCCGGTGACATCATTGGCCAGCTTGATCATGTGATGGTGGTTGTTCCAGTAGATTCCGACGTAAATGAAGCTCAGCAGATAGCTCAGCAGCGACGGGTAGATGCTCGCCAGGCCTGCCCAGTCCGCCGTCTCCGGAGTCCTGAATTCCAGCACCATGATGGTGATGATGATGGCCAGCACACCGTCACTGAGTGCCTCGAGCCTGTTCTTTTCCATGACGCCCCTGTGTGGCTGTCTTTTCGCTTGGCTGTTAGGCCCGGGCGATAATTTCTCCGTTGGGCATGATGAACCAGCCGTCTTCGCTGGCGCCCCAGGCCCGCCAGCCCGCCGAGATCCGCGCCAGAGTCGCTGCGTCGGCGAAGCCGTAGCCGACGGCCTGTTCGGCAAATGCGGAGCCCGTCACCCTGTCCGCCCAGACTCCCGAGAGCCAGGCCCGCTGCTCCGGTGTTGCGTACAGCCAGTTGGCGGACGACGGCGTGAGCTCAGTAAATCCTGCGGCTTGGGCCCAGTGCAGCAACCGTCGCCCGGCGTCGGGTTCCGCCTGGTTGTGCCTCGCCACCTGTTGGTACAGCGCCATCCATTCATCCAGTTCGGGCAGTTGCGGATACCAGGACATGCCGTGGAAGTCGGCGTCCCGCACGGCCACGATGCCGCCGAGTTTTGCCACGCGCCGCATTTCCTGCAGCGCCGCTACGGGGTCCGTCAGGTGCTGCAGGACTTGGTGGGCATGCACCACGTCGAAGCTCTCATCGGGGAAGTCCAGTTGGTAGACGTCGCCGGTGTCAAAGCTGAGATTGGCCAGGTGCTGGTCTGTGGCCAGCGCCGTTGCGGCTGCCACGACTTCCGGTGCG
This genomic interval from Arthrobacter sp. PAMC 25486 contains the following:
- a CDS encoding TMEM175 family protein is translated as MEKNRLEALSDGVLAIIITIMVLEFRTPETADWAGLASIYPSLLSYLLSFIYVGIYWNNHHHMIKLANDVTGGILWANLHLLFWLSLVPFMTRWMDESGFATVPVFIYGVNLLLAAIAYAILQSLFIRQQGPDGPLNAALGRNIKARISPVIYVAGCALTFASPAFGLAAYAIVAGIWLVPDRGMERALRNDGAAKKAR
- a CDS encoding low molecular weight protein-tyrosine-phosphatase; the encoded protein is MTNPYRIVTVCTGNICRSPMAEFMLATAAADAALDIVVDSAGTSAWEIGNPIDPRAKEELARHGVTATGHTARTFNPSWFAERDLILALDTDHYEALRALAPSPEAAAKVRMLRSFDPAVAAENPENQGIYDPWYGDAKDFQASWDMIAGAIPGILAHATAAGRARG
- a CDS encoding chorismate-binding protein, with the protein product MADPQPLPPQRPVIIAVDGRSGAGKTTVAVELAALLRRHRSVSLFHLEDIYPGWDGLAGGVERYIETVLAPLSAGLPATWTAWDWVAKHDGASRTTELAPVVLVEGVGSSHGRAADFLDAVIWVDAPSQARKKRALDRDGDTYAPFWDIWAEQEDRLIAGNSVPAGADIVVDGTHGVAHAPEFVLDALTQLPAMENVLAPELARRRGLEFSAVRIDGLPAAEMLFHALYGGSNNAVWLDSSIAENAEPAGTASSELAATPTGNVQASRSRFSIMADDSGCFGQLASHAGGVTTVTAGQVTTHIRGPFFRWLDSVWGRKAVRAPEHYPGDFTLGWLGYLGYELKGETGGLNKVASATPPAGSPAPMPDAALLFAGRAIVLDHRENCLHVLTLAGVHLQGSSQEAENFLAAVRAAHAAALAGTALVGATPAAAAAIPGQSASNLPTATTQTAPIFTARDGERRYKDMIAAAQAQIHDGNSYEICLTTALEARTATRMDPWATYRALRKRSPAPFAAFLRLGTLSVASTSPERFLRIDSDGLMRAEPIKGTRRRAADPAVDTALKQDLATSLKDRAENVMIVDLLRNDLSRFALPHTLTVPRLCAIESYATVHQLVSTIEAQLAPGSSRAQAVAAAFPAGSMTGAPKISTMAILDGLEAGPRGIYAGAIGYFSLNAATDLSVVIRTLVLQDADDGGTYLSLGIGGAITADSEDEAEWQEIQAKAYGVLSTLGADFPV
- a CDS encoding methyltransferase domain-containing protein, whose protein sequence is MSEQSSHGQQSEPSPSQQHDPIQANNEQPDRGDVYTHGHHESVLRSHTSRTAGNSAAYLIPHLTHGLSVLDVGSGPGTITADFARLVAPGQVLGLDRAPEVVAAATALATDQHLANLSFDTGDVYQLDFPDESFDVVHAHQVLQHLTDPVAALQEMRRVAKLGGIVAVRDADFHGMSWYPQLPELDEWMALYQQVARHNQAEPDAGRRLLHWAQAAGFTELTPSSANWLYATPEQRAWLSGVWADRVTGSAFAEQAVGYGFADAATLARISAGWRAWGASEDGWFIMPNGEIIARA
- a CDS encoding LysE family transporter, with product MQFSLWLALAGAGAMISLTPGAGAINTMSNALTSGFRRSLWGILGQQLALVIHVIIVAAGVGILVSSSPFLFLMIRYVGAAYLVYLGIMKLLAKAEKDDGGDSPAAVESGFSMFRRGLWVNLLNPKAIVFFLAFMPQFIRPAEPLLPQYVILTATVVVIDIIVMWFIFAAGAKQLKHLTTSERGQLILNRIFGALFIAVGVLLALV
- the cls gene encoding cardiolipin synthase, whose amino-acid sequence is MVLVDFAIRIVVLGVIPGNRRPTTAMAWLLCIFFLPYFGLILFLMFGNFRLSRRRRETQDAVNARIVEGTKDIASLVPDYDGPAWVKSAMELNQALGYFPALGGNTVQLIEGYQESLDAMADEISRATDYVNAEFYIMSSDASTDRLFCELEAAAKRGVRVRVLFDHIGSLRVPGYRGMIRRLKASEIQWRRMLPLLPVKGQWRRPDLRNHRKILVVDGRVGFTGSQNIIEPSYRKKRNHKVGRQWVELMSRLEGPIVGTLNVMFATDWSSETEETLESQLAAYHWDSFSGGSLCQVVPSGPGYRTENNLRLFNTLLYSAEECITISSPYFVPDDSLLYAITTAAQRGVTVELFVSEVGDQFLVHHAQRSYYEALLRAGVRIYLYPKPLVLHAKHFTVDTDVAVIGSSNMDMRSFSLNLEVTVMMIDDDVVRQMHDVEDHYRSMSRELLLDEWLNRPVLARYVDNVARLTATLQ
- a CDS encoding multicopper oxidase family protein, producing the protein MSAPTQRFGLNRRHFLQLSTLGLGIGAMATLAGCAGSDGREPLDTVGQVDFRNPLHVPPLAPAVEKDGQRVFDLVTEAGQTEIVSGGKADTWGVNGAFLGPTLRVRRGEEIRINVSNALDEPTTLHWHGMRLPAAADGGPHQMVEPGATWSPSWTIDQPAATLWYHPHPHGQTERHVYKGLGGMFLIDDDEETALNLPRDYGVDDIPLIVQDKTFSGNGQLVETGRIGVGMLGGTVLVNGTAAPVLDVVAEHTRLRLLNASSARSYNFGFSDDRTFTMIASDGGLLTAPAPLSRIMLTPGERAEIIVTAVPGETVTLRSYSQDLGVSNARAAESGSLDTLDIIELQAASVLMPAAPIPAKLGSAAYPDPALAGDMQMFQLGDNVINSKHMDMDRIDLEVKAGSTQAWAVFNAHNQPHNFHIHDVQFQILTVDNKPPPPELAGWKDTVYVPPGVTVRLLMQFGKLADPVVPYMYHCHLLWHEDMGMMGQFLVVDA